A genomic stretch from Hypnocyclicus thermotrophus includes:
- a CDS encoding AzlD domain-containing protein encodes MNIKFLIIIITGAIINILLRAVPMLIPNIKNNKYIESFLGYVPYTALAALLIPDVFSSGKNVLSIIIALIIASIMILKKQNNLIIVFLTIFIVFLFNNYI; translated from the coding sequence ATGAATATTAAATTTTTAATTATTATTATAACAGGGGCTATTATAAATATTTTACTAAGAGCAGTACCTATGCTAATACCAAATATAAAAAATAATAAATATATAGAATCTTTTTTAGGATATGTCCCCTATACAGCTTTGGCTGCTCTTCTCATTCCAGATGTTTTTTCCAGTGGAAAAAATGTATTATCTATTATTATTGCTTTAATTATAGCAAGTATAATGATATTAAAAAAACAAAATAATTTAATTATAGTATTCTTAACTATATTTATAGTATTTTTATTTAACAATTATATATAA
- a CDS encoding alpha-amylase family glycosyl hydrolase — MNLYNEKIFYHIYPLGFSGAPENNDFYSKPVERLEKIIEWIPHMKYLGINALYLGPIFESVEHGYDTVDYFKIDRRLGTNDSFKKVVNELHANKISVIVDGVFNHVGRNHFAFKDLQHHKKKSKYINWFNGVDFSKKSPYNDPFTYNTWDGHYNLVKLNLKNQEVKEHLFDAVKYWINEFNIDGIRLDAADVLDFTFMKELSELVKNMKKNFWLMGEVVHGDYSKWINDARLDSVTNYECYKGLYSSHNDKNYFEIAHSLKRQFAKGGIYENMSLFSFIDNHDVERISTIIKNKEDLFNLHLLLFSIPGIPSLYYGSEWKIEGKKGSRNDISLRPKLDINYMNSNYETDLINYISKLSQIRKNLNSIKYGSYKEIFVKSEQFAFEREYNNEKTIIILNSSKNNVTINEEKIPKGRYIDVLNNNELLDLQNKKEIKINSFSGRILKKII; from the coding sequence ATGAATTTATACAATGAAAAAATATTTTATCACATTTACCCACTAGGATTTTCAGGTGCTCCTGAAAATAATGATTTTTATTCTAAACCCGTAGAAAGATTAGAAAAAATAATAGAATGGATACCACATATGAAATATCTTGGTATAAATGCATTGTATTTAGGTCCTATATTTGAATCAGTAGAACATGGATATGATACAGTTGATTATTTTAAAATTGATAGAAGATTAGGAACAAATGATAGTTTTAAAAAAGTTGTTAATGAATTACATGCAAATAAAATTTCTGTTATTGTTGATGGTGTATTCAATCATGTAGGAAGAAATCATTTTGCATTTAAAGATTTACAACATCACAAAAAAAAATCAAAATATATAAATTGGTTTAATGGAGTAGATTTTAGTAAAAAAAGTCCTTATAATGATCCCTTTACATATAATACATGGGATGGACATTATAATTTAGTAAAATTAAATTTAAAAAATCAAGAAGTAAAAGAACACTTGTTTGATGCTGTAAAATATTGGATTAATGAATTTAATATAGATGGAATAAGATTGGATGCAGCTGATGTACTTGATTTTACCTTTATGAAAGAACTATCAGAATTAGTAAAAAATATGAAAAAAAATTTTTGGTTAATGGGAGAAGTAGTTCATGGTGATTATAGTAAATGGATAAATGATGCTAGATTAGATTCTGTAACAAATTATGAATGTTATAAAGGATTATATTCTTCTCATAATGATAAAAATTATTTTGAAATAGCACATTCATTAAAAAGACAATTTGCAAAAGGTGGAATTTATGAAAATATGTCTTTATTTAGTTTTATAGATAATCATGATGTAGAAAGAATATCTACTATAATAAAAAATAAAGAAGATTTATTTAATTTACATTTATTACTTTTTTCAATACCAGGAATTCCTTCTTTATATTATGGTAGTGAATGGAAAATCGAAGGTAAAAAAGGGAGCAGAAATGATATAAGTTTAAGACCAAAATTAGATATTAATTATATGAATTCTAATTATGAAACTGATTTGATAAATTATATTTCAAAACTATCACAAATAAGAAAAAATTTAAATAGTATAAAATATGGGAGCTATAAAGAAATTTTTGTAAAGTCTGAACAATTTGCTTTTGAAAGAGAGTATAATAATGAAAAAACAATAATAATACTTAATTCATCTAAAAATAATGTAACAATTAATGAAGAAAAAATACCAAAAGGGAGATATATAGATGTTTTGAATAATAATGAACTATTGGATTTACAAAATAAAAAAGAAATAAAAATAAATTCTTTTAGTGGAAGAATATTAAAAAAAATAATATAA
- a CDS encoding ammonium transporter — translation MNLEVLIKSSNVLFLLLGAIMIFAMHAGFAFLEVGSVRTKNQINALVKIISDWAVSTVVYFLIGFPMARGISFLKPASKLIGDNMGFDLIRFFFFLTFAACIPAIISGGIAERAKFWPQVFAGAIFAGILYPFFESIIWGINSTFVQGLIKNITGFEFVDYAGSVVVHSFGGWLALPAILILGPRKNRYNSNNPIPISNVPFLALGSWILSVGWFGFNVMSAVELKDISGLVAINSLASMVGGILVSLLLSKRDAIFIHNGALAGLVAVCAGSAIYHPIGAFVVGGIAAAIFVYGFHFETEVLKIDDVLGVVVLHGVVGSWGGIAAGIFGSTLFGGLGNVSFFAQLIGSSLAIIIALFGGSIVYLVIDKLFGFRLEEEKEIEGADLAIHSLEAYPDKF, via the coding sequence ATGAATTTAGAAGTTTTAATTAAAAGTTCAAATGTATTATTTTTATTACTTGGTGCAATAATGATATTTGCTATGCATGCAGGATTTGCTTTTTTAGAAGTAGGTTCTGTTAGAACAAAAAATCAAATTAATGCATTAGTAAAAATTATTTCTGATTGGGCTGTATCAACTGTTGTTTATTTTTTAATAGGCTTTCCAATGGCAAGAGGAATTAGTTTTTTAAAACCTGCTAGTAAACTTATAGGAGATAACATGGGGTTTGATTTAATACGATTTTTCTTTTTCTTAACCTTTGCTGCGTGTATACCCGCAATAATATCTGGGGGAATTGCAGAAAGAGCAAAATTTTGGCCACAAGTATTTGCCGGAGCTATATTTGCCGGAATATTATATCCTTTTTTTGAATCAATAATATGGGGGATAAATTCAACTTTTGTACAAGGATTAATAAAAAACATCACTGGTTTTGAGTTTGTAGATTATGCAGGGTCTGTAGTTGTACATTCTTTTGGAGGATGGTTAGCTCTTCCAGCTATACTTATATTAGGGCCTAGAAAAAATAGATATAATAGTAATAATCCTATACCTATTAGTAATGTGCCATTTTTAGCATTAGGAAGTTGGATTTTATCTGTTGGATGGTTTGGATTTAATGTAATGAGCGCAGTGGAATTAAAAGATATATCTGGTCTTGTAGCAATAAATTCTTTAGCTTCTATGGTCGGTGGTATTTTAGTATCGCTATTACTATCAAAAAGAGATGCAATATTTATACATAATGGAGCATTAGCAGGACTTGTAGCAGTATGTGCTGGCTCTGCAATATATCATCCTATTGGTGCTTTTGTAGTAGGTGGAATAGCTGCAGCAATATTTGTTTATGGATTTCATTTTGAAACAGAAGTATTAAAGATAGATGATGTGCTAGGTGTAGTAGTGCTACATGGTGTTGTTGGTAGTTGGGGCGGTATTGCAGCTGGAATATTTGGCTCTACATTATTTGGTGGGCTTGGAAATGTAAGTTTCTTTGCACAGTTAATAGGAAGTTCGTTAGCAATAATAATAGCTTTATTTGGTGGTTCTATAGTATATTTAGTAATAGATAAATTATTTGGATTTAGACTAGAAGAAGAAAAAGAAATTGAAGGAGCAGATTTAGCAATTCATTCATTAGAAGCTTATCCAGATAAATTTTAA
- the yiaY gene encoding L-threonine dehydrogenase: MAGLKFFMPSVNLMGPNCLEDAGKDIKALGFKKALIVTDKVLNDIGLVKKLTKVLYDNNIEYVIFDGTQPNPTTKNVADGLTLLKNNNCDFVISFGGGSPHDCAKGIALVASNGGEIKDYEGVDVSKKPQLPLVAVNTTAGTASEMTRFCIITDEERHVKMAIVDKNTTPILAVNDPLLMLDMPSSLTAATGMDALTHAVEAYVSTIATPVTDACAQKAIELISKYLRKAVENGKDEEARDMMAYAEFLAGMAFNNASLGYVHAMAHQLGGFYDLPHGVCNAILLPHVQEYNSQVAADRLKDIASFMGLDVSKMTSEEGAKAAIEAIKKLSRDINIPSGIKELGAKEEDFDILATNALKDACGLTNPKQATHEEIKNIFKNAL, encoded by the coding sequence ATGGCTGGATTAAAATTTTTTATGCCTTCAGTGAATTTAATGGGACCAAACTGTTTAGAAGATGCTGGAAAAGATATTAAAGCATTAGGATTTAAAAAAGCATTAATTGTAACTGACAAAGTATTAAATGATATTGGACTTGTAAAAAAATTAACAAAAGTATTATATGATAATAATATAGAATATGTTATTTTTGATGGAACTCAACCTAATCCAACAACAAAAAATGTAGCAGATGGATTAACGTTATTAAAAAATAATAATTGTGATTTCGTTATATCATTTGGAGGAGGTTCTCCTCATGATTGTGCAAAAGGAATTGCATTAGTAGCAAGTAATGGTGGCGAAATAAAAGATTATGAAGGAGTAGATGTATCTAAAAAACCTCAACTTCCATTAGTTGCTGTAAATACTACTGCAGGAACTGCATCTGAAATGACTAGATTTTGTATAATTACTGATGAAGAAAGACATGTAAAAATGGCTATTGTGGATAAAAATACAACGCCTATATTGGCTGTAAATGATCCTTTATTAATGTTAGATATGCCTAGTTCTCTTACTGCAGCTACTGGTATGGATGCATTAACTCACGCTGTAGAAGCATATGTGTCAACTATTGCTACTCCTGTAACTGATGCATGTGCACAAAAAGCTATAGAACTTATTAGTAAATATTTAAGAAAAGCAGTAGAGAATGGTAAAGATGAGGAAGCTAGAGACATGATGGCATATGCAGAATTTTTAGCAGGAATGGCTTTTAATAACGCATCTCTTGGATATGTACATGCAATGGCTCATCAACTTGGAGGATTTTATGATTTACCTCACGGAGTATGTAATGCAATACTTCTTCCTCATGTACAAGAATATAATTCTCAAGTGGCTGCTGATAGATTAAAAGATATAGCTTCATTTATGGGACTAGATGTATCTAAAATGACTTCAGAAGAAGGAGCTAAAGCTGCAATCGAAGCAATAAAAAAATTATCAAGAGATATAAATATACCTAGCGGAATAAAAGAATTAGGAGCAAAAGAAGAAGATTTTGATATTTTAGCTACAAATGCATTAAAAGATGCTTGTGGATTAACTAATCCTAAACAAGCAACACATGAAGAAATAAAAAATATTTTTAAAAATGCATTATAA
- a CDS encoding GGDEF domain-containing protein, which translates to MCSEKELKGKFSRLFIFGSIFLSILSIIINLIFKLELIINLKWLIIIFSSLIVLIYDSFLMYFLYFVVIILLFIPIGFIDSGGNLAISISYIYMLLFLITYLFEKKAKCCLISCIFIATSIIINIHLFHSNIFRIYHKNLKSYDTIFQIFLVLIFNCFLLNLFYNIYKKNQILLKKSNEQLTTFAMYDSLTNVYNRRAFDDRLLSLLKSKEHLYDDIWLILIDIDDFKLINDKCGHDEGDRIIKTISNTINTYLGNYSFVARWGGDEFAIITNLPYVKLHRKVDLLFNRVLSLIRNDNEKVTISCGITKLLPEDKINSIFIRADKLLYKAKKLGKNRYIFD; encoded by the coding sequence ATGTGTAGTGAAAAAGAATTAAAAGGGAAATTTTCTAGATTATTTATTTTTGGATCTATTTTTTTATCTATTTTATCAATTATTATTAATTTAATTTTCAAATTAGAATTAATAATAAATTTGAAATGGCTAATAATTATATTTAGTTCTTTAATAGTGTTAATTTATGATAGTTTTTTAATGTATTTTCTCTATTTTGTAGTAATTATTCTTTTATTTATACCAATTGGATTTATTGATTCAGGAGGAAACTTAGCTATATCTATTTCATATATTTATATGCTTTTATTTTTAATAACATATTTATTTGAAAAAAAAGCAAAGTGTTGCTTAATAAGTTGTATATTTATAGCTACAAGTATCATTATAAATATACATTTATTTCATTCAAATATTTTTCGTATATATCATAAAAATTTAAAAAGTTATGATACTATTTTTCAGATTTTTTTGGTTCTTATTTTTAATTGCTTTCTATTAAATCTTTTTTATAATATTTATAAAAAAAATCAAATTTTATTAAAAAAATCAAATGAACAATTAACTACTTTTGCAATGTATGATTCATTAACAAATGTCTATAACAGAAGAGCATTTGATGATCGATTATTGTCATTATTAAAATCTAAAGAACATTTATATGATGATATATGGTTAATATTAATTGATATTGATGATTTTAAATTGATAAATGATAAATGTGGACATGATGAAGGAGATAGAATAATTAAAACAATTTCAAATACAATTAATACTTATTTAGGTAATTATTCTTTTGTAGCAAGATGGGGTGGAGATGAGTTTGCAATCATAACAAATTTACCATATGTAAAACTTCATAGAAAAGTGGATTTATTATTTAATAGAGTACTTTCACTTATAAGAAATGATAATGAAAAAGTAACAATTAGTTGTGGTATAACAAAATTACTTCCCGAGGATAAAATAAATTCAATTTTTATTAGAGCAGATAAACTATTATATAAAGCTAAAAAATTAGGCAAAAATAGATATATTTTTGATTAA
- a CDS encoding Hsp20/alpha crystallin family protein — translation MRNLITTKKWNPFLREKDYFDSIFDSFDSFFGSPSLFSDNFQKFSTDISETDNAYIISADLPGVKKEDVKLELHEGYLKISAERKEEKEEKNKKFFRKERIYGSFVRNIPLPNYLNITKEEIEAKFENGVLNVTIPKKLDENNQKQYQTIEIK, via the coding sequence ATGAGAAACTTAATTACAACAAAAAAATGGAATCCATTTTTAAGAGAAAAAGACTATTTTGATAGTATTTTTGACTCGTTTGATTCTTTTTTTGGATCGCCTTCTTTATTTAGTGATAATTTTCAAAAATTTAGTACTGACATATCTGAAACAGATAATGCATATATTATTTCTGCTGATTTACCTGGGGTAAAAAAAGAAGATGTAAAGTTAGAACTTCATGAAGGGTATTTAAAAATTTCTGCTGAAAGAAAAGAAGAAAAAGAGGAAAAAAACAAAAAATTCTTTAGAAAAGAAAGAATATATGGAAGCTTTGTAAGAAATATTCCATTACCTAATTATCTAAATATTACAAAAGAAGAAATAGAAGCAAAATTTGAGAATGGTGTATTAAATGTTACTATTCCAAAAAAATTAGATGAAAATAATCAAAAACAATATCAAACAATTGAAATTAAATGA
- a CDS encoding DUF547 domain-containing protein produces MKKTIFFLLLIFSIIANANIIEVNNLYLKILKNHTKVGIKDNVKTRLVDYKNLKTDSDYKKLINLIETFDVSTLKSNNEKKAFWINVYNISAIKIITDNYPIKSIKDKTTLFKSVWDRKVINIKNKSYSLDEIENNILRKMDDPKIHFAIVCASLSCPTLNYKPYYAEKLDAQLEKSKNDFLKNKTKGFVKKKNKIYISKIFKWFQEDFGNINEYLNLPENSNIKYLNYNWSLNDY; encoded by the coding sequence ATGAAAAAAACAATATTCTTTTTATTATTAATTTTTTCGATAATTGCTAACGCAAACATTATAGAGGTTAATAATCTTTATTTAAAAATTTTGAAAAATCACACTAAAGTAGGTATTAAAGATAATGTGAAAACACGTTTAGTAGATTATAAAAATTTAAAAACAGATAGTGATTATAAAAAGTTAATAAATTTAATAGAAACTTTTGATGTATCAACATTAAAAAGCAATAATGAAAAAAAAGCATTTTGGATAAATGTATATAATATCTCAGCAATAAAAATAATTACAGATAATTACCCAATAAAAAGCATAAAAGACAAAACTACACTTTTTAAATCAGTTTGGGACAGAAAAGTTATTAATATTAAAAATAAAAGTTATTCTTTGGATGAAATAGAAAATAACATCTTGAGAAAAATGGATGATCCTAAAATTCATTTTGCAATTGTATGTGCTTCTCTTTCTTGTCCTACTTTAAATTATAAACCATATTATGCTGAAAAACTTGATGCACAACTCGAAAAGTCTAAAAATGATTTTTTAAAAAATAAAACAAAAGGATTTGTAAAGAAAAAGAATAAAATATATATTTCAAAAATTTTTAAATGGTTTCAGGAAGATTTTGGAAATATTAACGAGTATCTAAATCTTCCTGAAAATAGCAATATAAAATATCTTAATTACAATTGGTCTTTAAATGATTATTGA
- a CDS encoding thioredoxin family protein, which yields MKEIKEITTETYLDEVIRVDKAVILNIYNKNCDNCKKLEETLKEVNNEYKDLKIVKLNAKENMKLVSGFMIRAVPTMILFLNGVQVDMRIGAIDKNALQRWLSMYNLLPSNY from the coding sequence TTGAAAGAAATAAAAGAAATCACTACTGAAACATATTTAGATGAAGTTATTAGAGTTGATAAAGCGGTTATTTTAAATATTTATAATAAAAATTGTGATAACTGTAAAAAATTAGAAGAAACTTTAAAAGAAGTAAATAATGAATATAAAGATTTAAAAATTGTAAAATTAAATGCAAAAGAAAACATGAAATTAGTTTCTGGGTTTATGATACGTGCTGTTCCTACTATGATACTTTTTTTAAATGGAGTTCAAGTTGATATGCGAATAGGTGCTATAGATAAAAATGCTCTTCAAAGATGGTTATCTATGTATAATTTGTTACCAAGTAATTATTAA
- a CDS encoding TetR/AcrR family transcriptional regulator: MSKKEELIESALNLFASKGYDNVGVQKIVESVGVQKPTLYYYFKSKEGLLDAILTEKFLPFLNELKKINYNGDIVLTLENIIFKYFDFAKQNSNFYRIILNLTFAPENSQAYNLTAEYLKKEYLILENIFLEAEKQHGNMKGKSKMFSYSFLGIINSAITYYFHTKNKQELNIINAQILCKQFMHGIFS, from the coding sequence ATGTCTAAAAAAGAAGAATTAATTGAATCAGCATTAAATTTATTTGCAAGTAAAGGTTATGATAATGTAGGAGTACAAAAAATTGTTGAATCAGTAGGAGTACAAAAACCTACATTATATTATTACTTTAAAAGTAAAGAAGGATTATTAGACGCTATACTCACAGAAAAATTTTTACCATTTTTAAATGAATTAAAAAAAATAAACTATAATGGTGATATTGTTTTAACACTTGAAAATATTATTTTTAAATATTTTGATTTTGCAAAACAAAATTCAAATTTTTATAGAATTATATTAAATCTGACTTTTGCACCTGAAAACAGCCAAGCTTATAATTTAACTGCAGAATATTTAAAAAAAGAATATTTAATTCTTGAAAATATATTTTTAGAAGCAGAAAAACAGCACGGAAATATGAAAGGTAAAAGTAAAATGTTTTCTTATAGTTTTTTGGGGATAATTAATTCTGCTATTACATATTATTTTCATACAAAAAACAAACAAGAACTTAACATTATTAATGCACAGATATTGTGCAAACAATTTATGCATGGAATTTTTAGTTAG
- a CDS encoding AzlC family ABC transporter permease: MQNKEFLKGVKAATPIFLSYFSISITFGLIIKSFNLNGILAILMSMTNFTGATQFISANMLVKNFSIFNIAITTFIINSRYFLMSFCISQKMSKFKFIEKLLFSFGITDEIFVLATTQDKLSKSFLLGAQLYSYFAWVLGTIVGIILADFIPIQIIEAAGISIYIMYLTLLIPKITSNSKYLIAAIISISFSIFFKYTPFINEMIGYFRIILSIILSAIIAAIIIPIEENNYKMEEVINEY, translated from the coding sequence TTGCAAAACAAAGAATTTTTAAAAGGAGTTAAGGCTGCAACACCAATTTTTTTATCATATTTTTCTATTTCAATAACATTTGGATTAATTATAAAATCTTTTAATTTAAATGGAATTCTTGCAATATTAATGTCAATGACAAATTTTACAGGGGCCACACAATTTATATCAGCAAATATGCTAGTAAAGAATTTTAGTATATTTAACATTGCAATAACAACTTTTATCATAAATAGTAGATATTTTTTGATGAGCTTTTGTATTTCTCAAAAAATGTCAAAATTTAAATTTATAGAAAAATTATTATTTAGTTTTGGTATTACTGATGAAATATTTGTCTTAGCAACTACTCAAGATAAATTATCAAAATCTTTTTTATTAGGAGCTCAACTTTATTCTTATTTTGCTTGGGTTTTAGGTACAATAGTAGGAATAATTTTAGCGGATTTTATACCTATACAAATAATAGAAGCTGCAGGAATTTCTATTTATATAATGTATTTAACATTATTAATTCCAAAAATAACATCAAATTCAAAATATTTAATAGCAGCAATTATATCTATATCATTTAGTATTTTTTTTAAATATACACCTTTTATCAATGAAATGATAGGATATTTTAGAATAATTTTGTCTATTATATTGTCAGCTATTATAGCAGCAATTATTATCCCAATAGAAGAAAACAACTATAAAATGGAGGAAGTTATTAATGAATATTAA
- a CDS encoding S66 peptidase family protein, with translation MNKNINLILFFIIFLQSYSLEMISPPKLNWGDTIMIIAPGTNASIDKLEKIEKNLKTLGFKVKFGKSCFINYGYLAGNDKLRLKDLHSAFLDDEVKAIIALRGGYGSIRLLDMIDYDMIRRHPKIFVGYSDITILHIALNQKAGLITYHGPMAASDFYYGLDKFTHNSFFNTILKGRKKVKIKNPEGEEMKTLVSGQTVGQVVGGNLTMIVATLGTPYEINTKDKIFFIEESGSKLYKIDRMLNQLKLAGKFKDAKGVIFGDFKETHEEDTLFKLKEVLKIAINGKKPIIYNVKIGHSKPKITFPLGAKIYLDSEKKIIKIIDDI, from the coding sequence ATGAATAAAAATATTAATTTAATTTTATTTTTTATAATTTTTTTACAAAGTTATTCTCTAGAGATGATATCTCCGCCGAAGCTAAATTGGGGAGATACAATTATGATAATTGCTCCTGGAACAAACGCATCTATTGATAAATTAGAAAAAATAGAAAAAAATTTAAAAACTTTAGGTTTTAAAGTGAAATTTGGAAAAAGTTGTTTTATAAATTATGGATATCTAGCTGGAAATGATAAACTTCGATTAAAAGATTTACATTCAGCTTTTCTTGATGATGAAGTTAAAGCCATAATTGCTCTTCGTGGTGGATATGGTAGTATTAGATTATTAGATATGATTGATTATGATATGATAAGAAGGCATCCTAAAATATTTGTAGGATATAGCGATATAACAATATTACATATTGCATTAAATCAAAAAGCAGGGCTTATTACGTATCATGGACCTATGGCAGCATCTGATTTTTACTATGGGCTTGATAAATTTACACATAATAGTTTTTTTAATACAATTTTAAAAGGAAGAAAAAAAGTTAAAATAAAAAATCCAGAAGGAGAAGAAATGAAAACCCTTGTTTCTGGACAAACTGTTGGACAAGTTGTTGGAGGAAATTTAACTATGATTGTTGCTACATTAGGTACTCCATATGAAATCAATACAAAAGATAAAATATTTTTTATAGAAGAATCAGGTTCAAAACTTTATAAGATAGATAGAATGTTAAATCAATTAAAATTAGCAGGTAAATTTAAAGATGCAAAAGGAGTTATTTTTGGTGATTTCAAAGAAACGCATGAAGAAGATACTCTTTTTAAGCTAAAAGAGGTATTAAAAATAGCAATAAATGGAAAAAAGCCTATTATTTATAACGTAAAAATAGGCCATTCTAAACCTAAAATAACTTTTCCTTTAGGTGCTAAAATTTATTTAGATAGTGAAAAGAAAATAATTAAAATTATTGATGATATTTAA
- a CDS encoding helix-turn-helix domain-containing protein — protein MLNNFNKIAENYDNVESKYLKILYYDLSKGYKDTYKSYNNYRLCTILSGKKKVSVNNNTSFTYNSSEFLLLPPNSSVNMEINTDTKAVVYEFNSHLIEKISNKVEKKFADIENITKLNLSNNLSYSINNLKINIMRNEKEAKFFMDLYAQELVFQLLNEIPKEKNIQNKYNPAKIAKEIIEKDGNENLSIYEIAKILNMSQSNLDYYFKMEYGITPKKYQNKIKIKKSVNLLLKYSVTETAMILGFDNISHFIRLFKQYYNTTPKQYIKRFGK, from the coding sequence ATGTTAAATAATTTTAATAAAATTGCAGAGAATTATGATAATGTTGAATCAAAATATTTAAAAATTTTATATTATGATTTATCAAAAGGATATAAGGATACATATAAGTCCTATAATAATTATAGATTATGTACTATACTATCTGGAAAGAAAAAAGTTTCTGTAAATAATAATACTTCATTCACATATAATTCTTCAGAATTTTTATTACTTCCGCCAAATTCTAGTGTTAATATGGAAATAAATACAGACACTAAAGCAGTCGTATATGAATTTAATTCTCATTTAATTGAAAAAATTTCAAATAAAGTTGAAAAAAAATTTGCAGATATTGAAAATATAACAAAATTAAATCTTTCCAATAATTTATCTTATTCAATTAATAATCTAAAAATAAATATAATGAGAAATGAAAAAGAAGCAAAATTTTTTATGGACTTATATGCACAAGAACTTGTTTTTCAATTACTTAATGAGATTCCAAAAGAAAAAAATATTCAAAATAAATATAATCCTGCTAAAATCGCAAAAGAGATTATTGAAAAAGATGGTAACGAAAATTTATCTATTTATGAAATAGCAAAAATTTTAAATATGAGTCAGTCAAATCTTGATTACTATTTTAAAATGGAATATGGGATAACGCCTAAAAAATATCAAAACAAAATAAAAATTAAAAAATCAGTTAATTTACTTTTAAAATATTCTGTTACTGAAACTGCAATGATATTAGGATTTGATAATATATCTCATTTTATTAGACTTTTTAAACAATATTATAATACTACACCAAAGCAGTATATAAAAAGGTTTGGAAAATAA
- a CDS encoding heavy-metal-associated domain-containing protein: protein MKKEVKIEGMSCGHCVMHVKEALGELKGINNFEVEIGKAVIEGDINDESIKAAIDDAGYDVISITTL from the coding sequence ATGAAAAAAGAAGTAAAAATTGAAGGAATGAGTTGTGGACATTGTGTAATGCATGTAAAAGAAGCATTAGGAGAATTAAAAGGAATAAATAATTTTGAGGTAGAAATAGGTAAAGCCGTTATAGAAGGCGATATAAATGATGAATCTATAAAAGCTGCAATAGATGATGCCGGTTATGATGTAATTAGTATAACTACGTTATAA
- a CDS encoding class I SAM-dependent methyltransferase: MGFYDIKDNVIEYEKMMKEYNNDFIISKFKKFINKNTNILEIGSGVGKDFEKLKKEYKIVASDNSKLFVELLVNKYPTDLVLKLDASDLQTDKKFDVVYSNKVLQHLKYEDLKNSFKRQHEILNENGIIFHTFWLGKGSEEYNGLLFNYYNLINLKDFYLNYFELIEYNEYSEEVDGNNISKNDSFYIVLKKIKF, from the coding sequence ATGGGATTTTATGATATTAAAGATAATGTTATTGAGTATGAAAAAATGATGAAAGAGTATAATAATGATTTTATTATTTCTAAATTTAAAAAGTTTATAAATAAAAATACTAACATACTTGAAATTGGAAGTGGTGTAGGGAAAGATTTTGAAAAACTAAAAAAAGAATATAAAATAGTAGCATCAGATAATTCAAAATTATTTGTTGAGTTATTAGTAAATAAATATCCTACTGATTTAGTTTTAAAGTTGGATGCAAGTGATTTACAAACAGATAAAAAATTTGATGTTGTTTATTCAAATAAAGTACTACAACATTTAAAATACGAGGATCTAAAAAATTCGTTTAAAAGACAACATGAAATTTTAAATGAAAATGGAATAATTTTTCATACATTTTGGCTAGGAAAAGGTAGTGAAGAATATAATGGTTTACTTTTTAATTATTATAATCTGATTAACTTAAAAGATTTTTATTTAAATTATTTTGAGTTAATTGAATACAATGAATATTCTGAAGAGGTAGATGGAAATAATATTTCTAAAAATGATTCGTTTTATATAGTATTAAAAAAAATAAAATTTTAA